The genomic window CCAGCTCGCCACAGGGCCGGAATGGCTCGCTCGGCCTGTCGATCTCCGCGACCGCCCCGATCGACGCCGGAGCCGCGGTGACCGTGCCCGTGAAGCGTGGCACCCGCTACCTGCTGTCCGCATGGGTGAAGACCATCGACCACAAGCCGAATGGCAATGGCCCCGGCGCGCTGGTGAACGTCCATGGTGGCGAGCGCACCAACAGTGTGAAGGGCACCACGGATTGGACGCAGGTTTCCACGGAGATCGATTCCGGGGATCGCAGCGAATTGCTCATCCACTGCCTCTTCGGCGGCTACGGCGGCGCGACCGGCACAGTGATCTATGACGATGTCTCGCTTACGGAGATCGCCGGCGGTGCAGGTGCGAAGGGCATGCTCGCCGCTCTCGCAACCAAGGCCGCCGGCGGCCCGGATCCGAATGTGGTCGTGAAGAAGTTCAAGGCCGACCCCGAGGTGCACAAGCGCGGCGCCGAGATCTACGGCATGACCTGCATCGCCTGCCACCAGCCGACCGGCCTGGGCATGGAAGGAGCCTTTCCTCCGCTCGACAATTCCGAGTGGCTGACCGGCGATCCCAGCGTCCCGATCCGCGTCGTCATCGGCGGCCTCATGGGCCCCGTCAAGGTGGCCGGCCACGACTACAACAGCGTGATGCCGCCGCACGTGGACCTCGACGACCAGAAAATCTCCGACGTGCTCACCTACGCCCGCCAGAGCTGGTCGAACGACGCCGCCCCGGTGACCCCGGCGCAGGTGAAGGAAGTGCGCGAGAAATACAAGGGCCGCACCCAGCCATGGACGGCGAAGGAGCTGGGCCACTGAGCATCGCCGGCTAGCCGGGATTCATCATCCATCTCGAAAGCATCACAGGAGCCGGTCGCAAGACCGGCTCTTTTGTTTGATGGGCAGAGATCGAGAGTTCCCGGTGTTGATCGCGCGCTCCCGATGTCAGCGACCGCGTAGCGGTCAAGGATGGTAGCCGTGGACTTCCAGTCCACGGACCAAGCCGGAGGCAGAACGTGTCGTGTAGCGACACCGGAACAATCACGGGGCGGACCGCTTCCGGAACTGGATACCGTTTGCTGTCACTCCTGTGTCACTACGCTACACCACGCCACTCATCCGTCAGGTCCACGGGTTGAAACCCGTGGCTACCATCCTTGACCGCTACGCGGTCGAGAAGCGCACACGCGTAACGAGGTATCACACCTAGATCGCCACGTGCTCAATGGTTGAAGCTTCTTGATTGACGACTCGCGCCGACGCCCTCGCAACAATTCATTCGACGCCTCGACCGTCCTGCAGCCAGTCGCCGGAAATAATGCGCTTCGATTCATCCACCGGCCCGATCCATTCGTAGGCCCAGGCCGCGAAGACCTGATCATCCGCGGTCGCCACCTCGGTCTTCACGCGCCGGTATTCCGCGCCCTCGATCTCGTTCGCGGAGATCCCTTCAAATTCATCCAGCGCCACGAGTTGGTCGCGCCCGACTCGGAAGAGGTCTCCATCGACAGTCCCCTCTCCCTGAAGCACGAGACCCGGATACCAGGTGATCGCATACAGCTTTCCAGCGACCTTCCCCGACGACACGAAATCCGCGCCATCCATGCGGAAGGCATTCGACCCGCCGCGACGGAGCGTTCCATAGACGAAGACCAATTCCCCTGCGGCGTCCTGCATGAGTGCAGTGTAGCGGCCGGACACCCGGGGTCCACGATCGACTTCACCACAGGCAGACCTTCACCCCCGGATCAATCCGACCAACCACTCGAGCAGGAAAAACGTCACCATGGCACTCGCGACGATGGCAGCCCAGAACAGGCAGCCGAACATGAAGTCGCTCTCGCCCCTCCTCTTCGCGAGCCACAGCGCATACACGGATGCGAACGGTGCCAACAATCCACCGATGGATGCCAATCCGATCATCGTCTGGGCAACCGGACTCATGCCACGGGGCGTGGCAACAGAAGCCATCAGCATCAAAACCGGAAAGCAGAGGAAGCAAAACAGCCCGATCCAGGTGAACAAGGGATAGAGAGGAAGGCGGACAGCGAAGCCTGGGCTTTCCACCTCAAACCAATCTCCGGAGCGGATCACTTGCGAGGCATCAACAGCCCCCCGCCATTCCCAGGTCCATGCCTCCCAAGACTGCCCCATGTTGGCCACAGAGTGGGCAGTCACCTTGATCCGCTGATGATTTCCAGTCGGCACTCCGCCATCCAAGCGATCTAGGTGACCCGGCGCGATCCGATAAATCTCGCCCGTCACCCGAGGCATCGTCAACTCCCCCGCAACGAACACCGGCCCCTCCGGCAACCGGTAGAGCGAGCCCTGCACCGTCGCCTCACCGAAAAACTCCGCGCCTTCCATCCGGAAGGCATCAGCCCCGCCACGACGCAATCGTCCGAAGACAAAAAGCAGATCAGAGGGGGCATCCGACATGAGCAAGACATAAGGGGAATCCCGGAATAGTCCATCACGTCACCGCGAACTACGGGAGAAGAACGATCCGAGAGACGCATCAAATCCCCGTCAACCGAGAGCCGCCCATAGCGATACCGCGACGAGGACCAGCACCACCACGCACGCGACGGCGGACGAGACGAAGAGGCATCCGGAAGCGATACCATTCTCCCCGCGTCGGGCAGCCAGCCAGAGCGACGTCACGGCGGCGAAGGGCGAAAGAGCAGCTCCAACAGTCAGGCCGTTTTCCATGAGCCGACCCCATGGACCTGTCACTTGATACACACTCAGTGTCAGGGCCAAGCATACCACACAAGAGACGAGGCAAAAGAAGCCGATCCAGGTGAACCACGGAACTGATGGACGACGCTCAAACCGATCCCGGTGCTCCACGTCAAACCAATCCCCGCTGTCGATGTGCGCTCCCGGGTCGGTCTGCCCAGGCCACTCCCACGTCCACGCATTCCAAGAGTCATCTCGATCCAGCGATTGGACGACGACACGGCTTCGACAGGACCGCACACCGTCAGGCGATCCCGCGGTTTCATCCAGCATCCAGAGATGCCCTGCCGTCACCCGATAGAGTTCTCCAATGACCGACGACTCCCCCGTCCCGCCCAGCACAAGGCCGGGCCCTTCCGGCATCTTGTAGAGCAATCCGGACACCCTGCCTTCGGCGATGAATTCCGCGCCTTCCATCCGGAAGGCCTCAGACCCACCACGGCGCAAGGTGCCATAAACAAAGACCAACTCACCGGCCTCACCTGACATGCCGGCAGTGTAGCGAGGTCACGGTGATGGTCCACGATCGACATCACTCCTGCCGGGATTCGGTATTTCTCCTACGAGAACCCAGCACCAGCTAACCGCGGATGCTCTTGATCACCGCCACGATCACGGCGACCACCACGAAGCCGCACGCCATGAGGGCAACCGCGTAAAGGCATCCGAGCAACCGGTCGCTCTCTCCGCGGCGCTTCGCGAGCCACAACGAATACACGGCCGCAAACGGAGAAAGTGCACCACCAATCAACATCGCATCATGCGTGAACCGGGCCAGCGGGCTCGTGTAGTAGCTGGTGAGCGGGGCGGCCAGCAACCATATGGGAAAGGAAACCAGACAGATCGTTCCGATGAGGCTGTACCAAGGGTATCGCTGGAGCCCTTCGGTAAGGCCGGGACGAGACTCCCGAAGCCAGTCGCCGGACTGAATCCGCTGCCCTGGATCCACAGGCCCATGCCATACCCAAGCCCAGGCGGTCCACGAGTCTCCAGAATTGAAGAAGCACTTCACCGCTACCCGGCCTCTGCGCCGGTCGCTCGTTTCCCTCTCGTCCGGCGCGAGCCCGTCGAGATCGTCGAGCTTTTGCAAATGTTCCGGCGTCACCCGATAGAGATCTCCTGTCACCCGTGCAGAATCCTCGCCTCCGCTGACCAGCGCTGGGCCATCTGCCAATCCGTAGAGCATGCCCGGCACGGTGCCCTTGGCGACATACACCGCACCTGCCATGCGAAAACACTCCGGCCCGCCACTACGTAACGGACCATAGACGAATACGAGTTCGTTGGAGTCATCCCGCACGCGGACGACAACCTAGCGACACGGCGGATGAGGTCGATGGCGGAAATCACCCCGTGTAGGGGCGGTATAGGACCGTCGGAAACTGGCGGCCACAAGCCGCATCGTGAGATCGTATTCTCGCACCCACAAGGATGCGGACTGATGCCACTAAAGCGCGACGGTCATAGTCCGCCGCTACACCCGGTAGCCGACCTCGTCGTCCAGATAAAGCTTCAGAGCGTCGAGGCCTTCTTCCAGTTCGGCGGAGATCGGGATGACCTTCACCTTGGGGAAGCGCTTTTCCAGCAGGTCCAGATTCTCCGCAGCGCCGTCCATGTCCATCTTGTTGGCGATGATCATCCACGGGAAGCGGCCGAGCTCCTCGTCATACTCGCTGATCTCCTTGCGGAGGATCTGGATGTCGGAGATCGGGTCGCGGCCTTCGCTGCCAGCGATGTCCACGACAAAGAGCAGCACGCGGCAGCGGGTGATGTGGCGCAGGAATTCGTGGCCGAGGCCGCGGTTTTCGTGCGCGCCCTCGATGAGGCCCGGGATGTCCGCCACGGTGCAGCGGCGGAAGCCGCCGAACTCGACGACGCCGACGGACGGCTGGAGCGTGGTGAAGGGATATGCCGCTACCTTCGGATGGGCGTGGGAAAGCTTGCCGAGCAGCGTGGACTTCCCGGCATTCGGGAAACCGACCAGACCGGCATCGGCGATGCGGCGCAGCTCGAGGTAATAGACGCCGGACTCACCCTCCTCACCGGGGGTCGATTCCGTGGGGGTGCGGTGCGTCGGCGTGGCGAAATTCGAGTTGCCCATGCCGCCCTTGCCGCCCTTGCAGAGGACGAATTTCTCGCCGTATTCGGTCAAGTCGGCGATCGGCTCAAGGTCGATGCCCTCGTCGCCGCGCTCCATCTCCACGGCCTCCTGCACGGTCGCGGCGCTGCACTTGTAGATCACGGTGCCCGGCGGGACCTTGGCGATGATGGTGTCGCCGCCCTTGCCGGTCTTGCGCACGCCGCCGCCATTCACGCCTTTCTTGGCGATCAGCTTCGGGTCGTAGTGGAATTGCCGGAGATTGTCGGTGGACGGGTCCACGATCAGGACGACATCGCCGCCCTTGCCGCCATCGCCACCATCGGGGCCGCCACGGGGCACGAATTTTTCGCGGCGGAACGAAACGGCTCCGTTCCCGCCGTCGCCGGCCTTGGCAAAGATGCGGATGTGGTCGATGAACATGACGGGATGAAACGCGGGGACGGGTCAATGCGCCAGCTTACACCCTCGCGTCCAGCCATTTCCCGCGAAAATGGACCCACGAGAAGACGAGCGCCTGGGTGACGAGATCCAGCGAAAAGATCACCCACACCGCCCGCAGGTCGAACCAAGGCTGCCTGTGCAGCAGCCACATCATGCCGATGCGGTAGAAGATCATGCTGCCAAAGGACCAGCGCATGACCGTGGTGGTGGCCCCCGCGCCGCGCATGGAGGTCTTCAGGATGATGCAGGTGGCGAAGAAAGGCTGGGCCGCCGCGCAGATCAGCACCAGCGGCGAGGCGAGGTGCTGGTGGAGGTCGCTTTTCGGCGCCATCAGCGCGATCAGCCCGTCGCGGCCGAAGATGAAAATCACGCCGATGG from Luteolibacter flavescens includes these protein-coding regions:
- a CDS encoding gamma-glutamylcyclotransferase family protein, producing MSGRYTALMQDAAGELVFVYGTLRRGGSNAFRMDGADFVSSGKVAGKLYAITWYPGLVLQGEGTVDGDLFRVGRDQLVALDEFEGISANEIEGAEYRRVKTEVATADDQVFAAWAYEWIGPVDESKRIISGDWLQDGRGVE
- a CDS encoding gamma-glutamylcyclotransferase family protein, with amino-acid sequence MSDAPSDLLFVFGRLRRGGADAFRMEGAEFFGEATVQGSLYRLPEGPVFVAGELTMPRVTGEIYRIAPGHLDRLDGGVPTGNHQRIKVTAHSVANMGQSWEAWTWEWRGAVDASQVIRSGDWFEVESPGFAVRLPLYPLFTWIGLFCFLCFPVLMLMASVATPRGMSPVAQTMIGLASIGGLLAPFASVYALWLAKRRGESDFMFGCLFWAAIVASAMVTFFLLEWLVGLIRG
- a CDS encoding gamma-glutamylcyclotransferase family protein — translated: MSGEAGELVFVYGTLRRGGSEAFRMEGAEFIAEGRVSGLLYKMPEGPGLVLGGTGESSVIGELYRVTAGHLWMLDETAGSPDGVRSCRSRVVVQSLDRDDSWNAWTWEWPGQTDPGAHIDSGDWFDVEHRDRFERRPSVPWFTWIGFFCLVSCVVCLALTLSVYQVTGPWGRLMENGLTVGAALSPFAAVTSLWLAARRGENGIASGCLFVSSAVACVVVLVLVAVSLWAALG
- a CDS encoding gamma-glutamylcyclotransferase family protein — encoded protein: MRDDSNELVFVYGPLRSGGPECFRMAGAVYVAKGTVPGMLYGLADGPALVSGGEDSARVTGDLYRVTPEHLQKLDDLDGLAPDERETSDRRRGRVAVKCFFNSGDSWTAWAWVWHGPVDPGQRIQSGDWLRESRPGLTEGLQRYPWYSLIGTICLVSFPIWLLAAPLTSYYTSPLARFTHDAMLIGGALSPFAAVYSLWLAKRRGESDRLLGCLYAVALMACGFVVVAVIVAVIKSIRG
- the obgE gene encoding GTPase ObgE, which encodes MFIDHIRIFAKAGDGGNGAVSFRREKFVPRGGPDGGDGGKGGDVVLIVDPSTDNLRQFHYDPKLIAKKGVNGGGVRKTGKGGDTIIAKVPPGTVIYKCSAATVQEAVEMERGDEGIDLEPIADLTEYGEKFVLCKGGKGGMGNSNFATPTHRTPTESTPGEEGESGVYYLELRRIADAGLVGFPNAGKSTLLGKLSHAHPKVAAYPFTTLQPSVGVVEFGGFRRCTVADIPGLIEGAHENRGLGHEFLRHITRCRVLLFVVDIAGSEGRDPISDIQILRKEISEYDEELGRFPWMIIANKMDMDGAAENLDLLEKRFPKVKVIPISAELEEGLDALKLYLDDEVGYRV